Proteins encoded by one window of Rariglobus hedericola:
- a CDS encoding phenylacetate--CoA ligase family protein, producing MPTPRCTHHWQDLDRDSTIAWQGQQLHRYLRDCVLPFSLHYQRLFKERGLTAADIRSVADLSKIPFTTKEDLLPTKENPKRTLDFVLKPDPKVLSRRLSVILWALRHGREQVRDELDHEWRPVFMTSTTGRSSEPVPFLYTQHDIARLGLGGGRIVEIGGVRSEERMVNMFPFAPHLAFWYMYYAGMDRNIFALATGGGKVMGTEGNLRAVVKLKPQVIVAMPTFLYHVLQQAVEQNLKLEGIRLLVLGGDKVPDGTRRKLGDLCKKLGSPDVQIMATYGFTECKLAWTECPITPGTPPPGYHLYADQGIIEIINPETGEVMPDGQGGEIVWTPLDQRGTVVLRYRTGDRCENGITWDPCPCCGRRMPRLVGKISRVSDVHSLRFQKVKGTIVDFNELERALDDLPELGAWQIELRKAHDDPLDLDELNVHVSPATSGNTAGIEKNVRELLHAHFELTPNKIVTHTEEEMRTLQKVGVALKEQKVVDNRSKASATERSGTAEPFRPKP from the coding sequence ATGCCGACTCCACGATGCACTCATCACTGGCAAGACCTCGATCGGGACTCCACGATCGCATGGCAGGGGCAACAACTGCATCGTTACCTGCGCGACTGCGTATTGCCTTTTTCATTACATTATCAGCGGTTGTTTAAAGAACGCGGGCTCACCGCCGCCGACATCCGCAGCGTCGCCGATCTCTCTAAAATTCCCTTCACCACCAAGGAGGACCTGCTTCCCACGAAGGAGAATCCCAAGCGCACCCTCGACTTCGTTCTCAAGCCCGACCCCAAAGTTCTTTCACGCCGGCTATCGGTCATCCTTTGGGCGCTGCGCCACGGACGTGAGCAGGTGCGCGACGAACTGGATCACGAATGGCGGCCCGTTTTCATGACGAGCACCACCGGACGCTCCAGCGAACCGGTTCCATTTCTTTATACTCAGCACGACATCGCGCGCCTCGGCTTGGGCGGCGGGCGCATCGTCGAAATCGGCGGAGTCCGCTCCGAGGAGCGCATGGTGAACATGTTCCCCTTCGCCCCTCACCTCGCGTTTTGGTATATGTATTACGCGGGCATGGATCGTAACATCTTCGCCCTCGCCACCGGTGGCGGCAAAGTCATGGGCACCGAGGGAAACTTGCGCGCCGTCGTGAAGCTCAAGCCCCAGGTCATCGTCGCGATGCCTACGTTTCTCTACCACGTGCTCCAGCAAGCCGTGGAGCAAAACCTCAAGCTCGAGGGGATTCGTCTGCTCGTTCTCGGTGGCGACAAAGTCCCCGACGGCACGCGTCGCAAGCTCGGTGATCTTTGCAAAAAGCTCGGTTCGCCCGATGTGCAGATCATGGCCACCTACGGCTTCACCGAGTGCAAACTCGCGTGGACCGAATGCCCTATCACGCCCGGCACACCGCCGCCGGGCTATCATCTCTACGCCGATCAGGGCATCATCGAGATCATCAATCCCGAAACCGGCGAAGTCATGCCCGATGGCCAAGGTGGCGAGATCGTGTGGACGCCTCTCGACCAGCGCGGAACCGTCGTGCTGCGCTATCGCACCGGCGACCGTTGCGAAAATGGCATCACATGGGATCCGTGTCCTTGCTGCGGCCGCCGCATGCCGCGTCTCGTCGGAAAAATCTCCCGCGTGTCTGACGTTCACTCCCTGCGTTTCCAGAAGGTCAAAGGCACCATCGTTGACTTCAATGAGCTCGAACGCGCCCTCGACGATCTCCCCGAGCTCGGGGCCTGGCAGATCGAACTTCGCAAGGCCCACGACGATCCGCTCGATCTCGACGAACTCAACGTCCACGTCTCGCCCGCCACTTCAGGCAACACCGCCGGCATCGAAAAAAACGTGCGCGAGCTCCTTCACGCACACTTCGAACTCACGCCCAACAAAATCGTCACCCACACCGAGGAAGAAATGCGCACCCTCCAAAAAGTCGGGGTCGCACTGAAGGAACAGAAGGTCGTGGACAACCGCTCGAAAGCCTCAGCCACCGAACGTAGCGGAACGGCGGAGCCGTTTCGTCCGAAACCATGA